The following coding sequences are from one Candidatus Nitrohelix vancouverensis window:
- a CDS encoding transglutaminase produces MYGEILALNFDCMGSPSITLKDGDHSKAMKIPGWGFGWYPNDDYGASIVKDAMAKDSQTLLNALQDGARFRSTNFMCKIKGAGKQYTQHDTQPFRRSFGGYDWLFLHNGQLDYEALSEMYSDPSGLLEPVGKTDSELAFCFLLGQFMAASSKGLADINGAILLAWLERLDALGSADFVISDGRSMAIYHGKNSKRDLFYHRALPSEKLPLFESELVSLNLEDPRDSLRTVFMVTSFQFEDSEFQAMEPGRLLIVRRGAIYWDSLPEGALPYVASPSAVVEEPVSANAQEEEKAPERFVSQQQEQSQAGAGMMTADDLSEMSHFLNTINIKSVTHDMDGAPLNYRYYDISHLTDYKYSTPVEHSSHTFRLQPVEDSIQEVVQATLGLSVDGELLQFEDVFNNQSIYYDITNPYKQLQIKMKSRVKVYACPPDDHRPTMRRSQIPLVWMPWQRQMMLPYLLPPELPETQLRQLTDYAMSFVQRNDGHLVDSLVDINKKIFQDFSYVQGSTVLETTAFDVFSTRQGVCQDFANLFICLCRLLNIPARYRVGYIYTGGAYENKLQSDASHAWAEIYLPFLGWRGFDPTNGCMVQQDHIRVASGRNYLDATPVSGTIFKGGGNEKLRVEVRIEEVSD; encoded by the coding sequence ATGTACGGTGAAATATTAGCTCTGAATTTTGATTGCATGGGGTCGCCCTCCATTACCTTGAAAGATGGAGATCATTCTAAAGCGATGAAGATTCCTGGCTGGGGTTTTGGCTGGTATCCAAACGACGATTATGGCGCGTCGATTGTGAAGGATGCTATGGCGAAGGATTCTCAGACTTTATTGAATGCCCTTCAGGATGGCGCCCGCTTTCGCTCGACGAACTTCATGTGCAAGATCAAGGGCGCGGGGAAACAATACACCCAGCACGACACGCAACCGTTCCGGCGAAGTTTCGGCGGCTACGACTGGTTATTTCTGCACAACGGCCAACTGGATTACGAAGCTCTGAGCGAAATGTACAGCGATCCTTCCGGTCTTTTAGAGCCTGTCGGGAAAACCGATTCAGAGTTGGCCTTCTGTTTTTTGCTGGGCCAGTTCATGGCGGCTTCGTCGAAGGGTCTGGCGGATATCAATGGAGCGATTCTTTTAGCATGGCTGGAGCGTCTGGATGCGCTTGGATCGGCTGATTTCGTTATCAGCGACGGTAGAAGCATGGCGATCTATCACGGAAAAAATTCCAAACGCGATTTGTTTTATCACCGGGCCTTGCCCTCGGAAAAACTGCCTTTATTTGAATCCGAACTGGTGTCTCTCAATTTGGAGGATCCGCGCGATTCCTTGCGCACCGTGTTCATGGTGACGTCGTTTCAATTTGAGGATTCGGAATTTCAGGCCATGGAGCCGGGCCGTTTGTTAATCGTTCGTCGCGGCGCAATTTACTGGGACAGTCTCCCTGAAGGTGCGCTCCCCTATGTTGCCTCGCCATCTGCCGTCGTTGAAGAGCCTGTCTCTGCGAATGCGCAGGAGGAGGAGAAAGCGCCGGAACGTTTCGTTTCCCAGCAACAGGAGCAATCGCAGGCAGGAGCGGGAATGATGACTGCAGATGACCTTTCCGAAATGTCGCATTTTTTGAACACGATCAATATCAAGTCCGTCACGCATGATATGGACGGCGCGCCGCTGAATTACCGGTATTATGATATTTCTCATCTCACCGATTACAAGTATTCAACGCCGGTTGAGCACAGTTCGCACACATTCCGCTTGCAACCTGTGGAAGATTCAATTCAGGAAGTGGTGCAGGCGACGCTGGGGCTTTCGGTTGACGGCGAGCTACTGCAGTTTGAGGATGTGTTCAATAACCAATCCATCTATTACGACATCACAAATCCCTACAAGCAATTGCAGATTAAAATGAAGAGTCGGGTCAAGGTCTATGCCTGCCCGCCGGACGACCACCGCCCCACCATGCGTCGTTCCCAGATTCCTCTTGTATGGATGCCCTGGCAACGTCAGATGATGCTTCCCTATCTGTTGCCGCCGGAGTTACCGGAAACGCAATTGCGGCAGTTGACCGATTATGCCATGAGTTTTGTTCAACGAAACGACGGCCATTTGGTAGACAGCTTGGTGGATATCAACAAAAAGATATTTCAGGATTTTTCTTACGTTCAAGGCAGTACGGTTCTTGAGACCACGGCGTTTGACGTGTTTTCAACACGTCAGGGCGTATGTCAGGATTTCGCCAATCTGTTCATTTGTCTCTGCCGGTTGTTGAATATTCCAGCCCGTTATCGCGTCGGTTATATCTACACAGGCGGGGCCTATGAGAATAAATTGCAGTCCGACGCGTCTCACGCATGGGCCGAAATCTATCTTCCTTTTCTAGGATGGCGCGGTTTCGATCCGACAAACGGGTGTATGGTTCAGCAGGATCATATCCGCGTTGCGAGCGGGAGAAATTATCTGGACGCCACGCCGGTCAGCGGAACCATTTTCAAGGGAGGCGGTAACGAGAAATTGAGAGTCGAGGTGCGGATTGAAGAAGTCTCCGATTGA
- a CDS encoding transglutaminase family protein: MTVRVALHHLTKYTYDRPIQLGPQIIRLRPAPHTRATVPSYSLKIFPEKYFINWHQDPFGNHLARLVFLEKTQEFSIQVDLISEIHIFNPFDFFLEESATTFPFRYEAWLAEELIPYLEIKEKGTLLQKFMKTLPTEEQNTIDFLVAVNQAISQYLKYVIRLDPGVQTCEETLQLKQGSCRDMAWLLCQIMRHLGLATRFASGYLIQLKPDQKALDGPSGAAEDFTDLHAWTEVYLPGAGWIGLDPTSGLLTGEGHIPLCCTPNPSSSAPISGALEACESKLLHEMTVERIHEDRRVSKPFTDDEWGDMDRLGEQVDDDIKQLGFKLTMGGEPTFVSIDDREHEEWKTAAFGPRKRTLGNELLLRLKRRFAPGALLHYGQGKWYPGEPLPRWSLGCYWRKDGEPIWKKEGLLADIDKSQAHTLDTAKRFTEEFAKALGIPAQFAMPAHEDSPYYLWQEQKLPQEGEILKADLFETIERKRLQALLEKNLNDPVGFVLPLHYSTTENRWISNEWRFRTKRLILIPGDSPVGLRLPLNSLPFYSEANRELHSEPSHFQEQTQLPSWNALNQIVKQNLQSEPTGPGHPLPGLIRTAICVEVRNETLHVFLPPIKYLDQFLDLIASIETVADRLKTPVVLEGYEPPSDTRIQNFKVTPDPGVLEVNVQPAESWKELVKINETVFEEARENRLTSEKFLIDGRRVGTGGGNHFVMGGPTPGDSPFLLRPDLLRSFLCFWQNHPSLSYLFSSIFIGPTSQSPRIDEARMESLYALEVAFQKIPKEGPIPHWLVDRLFRNILTDLTGNTHRTEFCIDKLYSPDGERGRLGLVELRGFEMTPHPRMNLLQALLLRTCVAHFCKNPYWEPLTRWGTRLHDRFMLPHFIWEDFKSVIHELKSGGYPIQTDWFLPSLEFRFPQYGTLQVGQVNLELRAALEPWIVLGEEMYQGSVSRSVDSSVERLQVKVKGLKESRQILTCNGRRVPMAQTDESGVFVGGVRFKAWGPPSSLHPTVPVHTPLIFDILDTRHGRSLGGCTYHASHPGGRNYETLPVNENEAEGRLLSRFEAMGHYKESMPTPPMENNPDFPNTLDLCRDND; encoded by the coding sequence ATGACTGTAAGAGTTGCCCTGCACCACCTGACTAAATATACCTATGACCGTCCCATTCAGCTAGGCCCGCAAATCATTCGCCTCAGGCCCGCGCCGCACACGCGCGCGACGGTGCCGTCCTATTCGCTGAAAATCTTTCCGGAAAAGTATTTTATCAACTGGCACCAGGACCCGTTTGGCAATCACCTTGCGCGTCTTGTATTCCTTGAGAAAACGCAGGAATTCTCCATCCAGGTTGATTTGATTAGCGAAATCCATATTTTTAATCCCTTCGATTTTTTTCTCGAAGAAAGCGCGACCACCTTTCCGTTTCGCTACGAAGCCTGGCTGGCCGAGGAACTGATTCCCTACCTGGAGATCAAGGAAAAGGGAACGCTACTCCAGAAGTTCATGAAAACCTTGCCGACGGAAGAACAGAATACCATTGATTTTCTGGTCGCCGTCAACCAGGCCATAAGCCAATATCTGAAGTACGTCATCCGACTGGACCCCGGAGTTCAAACTTGCGAAGAAACCCTGCAACTGAAACAAGGCTCTTGCCGCGACATGGCCTGGCTCCTGTGCCAGATCATGCGTCATCTCGGTTTGGCGACGCGCTTTGCATCAGGCTATCTGATCCAACTCAAACCGGATCAAAAAGCCCTCGACGGTCCTTCAGGAGCCGCAGAAGATTTTACTGATCTGCATGCATGGACCGAGGTGTACCTCCCCGGAGCCGGCTGGATCGGGCTGGACCCGACTTCAGGACTGCTCACTGGAGAAGGTCATATCCCGCTGTGTTGCACGCCCAACCCTTCCAGCTCCGCCCCCATATCCGGCGCTCTGGAAGCTTGCGAATCCAAATTGCTCCACGAAATGACCGTTGAGCGCATCCACGAAGACCGCCGCGTTTCCAAACCCTTCACCGACGACGAATGGGGGGATATGGATCGGCTCGGCGAGCAGGTGGACGATGATATAAAACAACTCGGCTTCAAATTGACAATGGGAGGGGAACCGACCTTCGTCTCCATCGACGACCGGGAACATGAGGAGTGGAAAACCGCCGCCTTCGGACCGCGCAAACGAACCTTGGGCAATGAACTGTTACTGCGCTTGAAACGACGCTTTGCTCCCGGCGCCCTGTTACATTATGGCCAGGGCAAATGGTATCCCGGCGAACCCTTGCCGCGCTGGTCCCTCGGTTGTTACTGGAGAAAAGACGGCGAACCCATCTGGAAAAAAGAAGGTCTGCTGGCAGACATTGATAAAAGCCAGGCTCATACACTTGACACCGCGAAACGCTTTACAGAAGAGTTTGCCAAGGCTCTGGGCATACCCGCGCAATTTGCGATGCCCGCGCACGAAGACTCTCCTTATTATCTCTGGCAGGAACAGAAGCTCCCTCAGGAAGGAGAAATTCTTAAAGCCGATCTCTTCGAAACCATCGAACGCAAACGATTGCAGGCGTTGCTGGAAAAAAACCTCAACGATCCGGTCGGCTTCGTTCTGCCGCTTCATTATTCCACGACTGAGAATCGCTGGATCAGCAATGAATGGCGTTTTCGCACAAAACGTTTGATTTTGATACCCGGCGATTCGCCCGTGGGCCTGCGTCTTCCGCTCAACAGCCTGCCCTTTTACAGCGAAGCCAACCGGGAATTGCACAGCGAACCCAGCCACTTTCAGGAACAAACGCAATTGCCTTCGTGGAATGCGTTGAACCAGATCGTCAAACAGAATCTGCAAAGCGAACCCACAGGCCCCGGGCACCCGCTTCCAGGCTTGATTCGCACTGCGATCTGCGTGGAAGTGCGCAACGAAACCTTGCACGTCTTTTTGCCGCCGATCAAGTACCTCGATCAATTCCTCGATCTGATCGCTTCCATTGAAACCGTGGCGGACCGCTTGAAAACTCCGGTCGTACTTGAAGGTTATGAACCGCCCAGCGATACGCGCATCCAGAACTTCAAGGTCACGCCCGACCCCGGCGTTCTGGAAGTGAACGTTCAACCTGCGGAAAGCTGGAAGGAACTGGTTAAAATCAACGAAACGGTTTTTGAAGAAGCGCGGGAGAACCGACTCACCTCTGAAAAATTCCTGATCGACGGACGACGCGTCGGCACCGGCGGCGGCAACCATTTTGTCATGGGCGGGCCGACCCCTGGCGACAGCCCTTTCCTGTTGCGCCCGGATCTGTTGCGAAGCTTTCTATGCTTTTGGCAGAACCATCCTTCGTTATCGTATTTATTTTCTTCGATTTTTATTGGACCGACGAGTCAATCTCCGCGCATCGATGAAGCGCGTATGGAATCGCTCTACGCGCTGGAAGTCGCCTTCCAGAAAATTCCCAAGGAAGGTCCGATTCCTCACTGGCTTGTCGACCGCCTGTTCCGCAATATTCTCACAGACCTGACCGGGAACACGCATCGCACCGAGTTTTGTATTGATAAATTGTACAGCCCCGACGGCGAACGGGGACGACTGGGACTGGTCGAACTGCGCGGCTTTGAAATGACGCCGCACCCAAGGATGAATTTATTGCAAGCCCTGCTCCTGCGCACCTGCGTGGCGCATTTCTGCAAAAACCCTTACTGGGAACCGTTGACGCGCTGGGGCACGCGGCTTCACGACCGCTTCATGTTGCCGCATTTTATCTGGGAAGATTTTAAAAGCGTCATCCACGAGCTCAAATCTGGCGGCTATCCGATCCAAACCGACTGGTTTCTTCCTTCACTGGAGTTCCGTTTTCCGCAATACGGAACGCTTCAAGTAGGACAAGTCAATCTGGAATTACGCGCCGCACTGGAGCCCTGGATTGTTCTGGGCGAGGAAATGTATCAGGGATCGGTGAGTCGTTCGGTGGATTCTTCGGTCGAGCGCTTGCAGGTCAAAGTGAAAGGCCTCAAGGAATCCCGACAAATCCTGACTTGCAACGGGCGTCGTGTTCCCATGGCGCAGACGGATGAAAGCGGCGTCTTTGTAGGCGGCGTGCGTTTCAAGGCATGGGGGCCGCCTTCCAGTTTGCACCCAACCGTTCCAGTCCACACGCCTTTGATATTCGATATTCTCGACACCCGGCATGGACGCTCTCTTGGAGGTTGCACCTATCATGCAAGCCATCCCGGCGGGCGCAACTACGAAACCCTGCCGGTCAACGAAAACGAGGCGGAGGGTCGACTGTTATCGCGCTTTGAAGCCATGGGACATTACAAGGAATCCATGCCGACTCCGCCGATGGAAAACAATCCCGACTTCCCGAACACGCTGGATTTATGCAGAGATAACGACTGA
- a CDS encoding alpha-E domain-containing protein, whose amino-acid sequence MLSRVANSIFWMNRYLERAENIARLIETQLHMILDLPSLREDPAAWKPLVDITGDGDYFTEKLGAPTRENVMFFHTFDSAYPHSIKSCLTAARENARSVREVIPSEIWEMINRLYLEVAGMGTSFKAFKNPHKFYSDIKMTSHLIMGIAYTTMSRGEGWHFAQLGRYLERADKTSRILDVKYFIILPQLDYVGSSMDNVQWSALLKSTSSFEMYRKRFNLISPENIVDFLVFDREFPRSILYSVNHAEQSLFNIMGGPTRTSNNELERQFGKLAGKLNYSNVSEAMSIGLHGFLDGVQSDLNHLDEAIHENFFAIKKVTDATHYGYQNQWQG is encoded by the coding sequence ATGTTAAGTCGAGTTGCCAATTCTATATTCTGGATGAACCGCTATTTGGAACGGGCGGAGAACATCGCTCGTTTGATTGAAACCCAGTTGCATATGATTCTGGACCTGCCCTCATTGAGGGAAGATCCGGCGGCGTGGAAACCGCTCGTGGACATCACCGGCGACGGTGATTATTTTACTGAGAAGCTGGGTGCGCCGACGCGGGAGAATGTCATGTTTTTTCATACTTTCGACAGCGCCTACCCGCATTCGATCAAATCCTGTTTGACCGCCGCGCGTGAGAATGCGCGTTCCGTCAGAGAAGTGATCCCATCCGAAATCTGGGAAATGATCAATCGGCTGTATCTTGAAGTGGCGGGTATGGGCACCAGCTTTAAAGCGTTCAAAAACCCGCATAAATTTTATTCGGATATTAAAATGACCAGCCACCTCATTATGGGGATCGCCTACACCACCATGTCGCGTGGCGAGGGTTGGCATTTTGCGCAATTGGGCAGATATCTGGAGCGGGCTGATAAAACGTCGAGAATTCTGGACGTGAAGTATTTCATCATTCTTCCACAACTCGACTATGTCGGGTCTTCTATGGATAATGTGCAATGGTCGGCCTTGCTCAAATCAACCAGCTCATTTGAAATGTACCGAAAGCGTTTCAATCTCATCAGCCCGGAGAATATTGTCGATTTTCTTGTATTCGACCGTGAATTTCCGCGATCCATTCTTTATAGCGTCAACCACGCGGAACAGTCCCTGTTCAATATCATGGGCGGCCCCACCCGCACTTCCAATAATGAACTGGAACGTCAGTTCGGCAAACTGGCAGGCAAGCTCAACTACTCAAACGTGAGCGAGGCCATGTCCATCGGTTTGCATGGATTTTTGGATGGGGTGCAATCTGACCTGAATCACCTTGATGAAGCGATCCATGAAAACTTCTTCGCCATCAAGAAAGTGACGGACGCCACGCATTACGGTTACCAGAACCAGTGGCAAGGCTAG
- a CDS encoding circularly permuted type 2 ATP-grasp protein — protein MNFDSYNPGNFYDEFFDVSGTPRPEVRQLIERINSFPKRELVNRQKAAESAFMQMGITFGVYGDQKGLEKIFPFDVIPRIIQAREWDLIDRGVKQRVHALNLFIQDIYNDQKILKDGVISRELILSSAAYRKECLGLNPPKGIWCHISGIDLVRDENGQFYVLEDNLRCPSGVSYVLGNRRVMKQTLPAIFDSLPIRPVDDYTSRLSDTLRHLIPESIMRPNIVILTPGIHNSAYFEHSFLAQQMGEELVEGQDLVVMDDFVYMRTTKGFERVDAIYRRVDDEFLDPTVFNPDSLLGVPGLMKSYRAGKVALANAPGAGIADDKAIYSFVPEIIKYYTGEDAIIPNVPTFVCEDEKQRQHVIDNIANFVVKTTHGSGGYGMLIGPFSTKEQQAQMVENIRREPRNYIGQPVIQLSRVPVVVKDHFEGRHIDLRPYVLYGEDIYVLPGGLTRVALEKGSLVVNSSQGGGSKDTWVLENDPI, from the coding sequence ATGAATTTCGATTCTTATAATCCCGGTAATTTTTACGATGAATTCTTCGATGTGTCTGGGACACCCAGACCCGAAGTCAGGCAGTTGATTGAGCGAATCAATTCCTTTCCTAAACGGGAATTGGTGAATCGACAAAAGGCCGCCGAATCTGCATTCATGCAGATGGGCATCACCTTTGGCGTGTATGGAGACCAGAAGGGATTGGAGAAAATATTTCCCTTCGACGTCATACCGCGAATCATTCAGGCAAGGGAATGGGACCTGATAGATCGAGGCGTGAAGCAACGCGTCCATGCTCTCAATCTGTTCATACAGGATATTTATAACGATCAGAAAATTCTCAAGGACGGCGTGATCTCCCGAGAGTTGATTCTGTCCTCTGCGGCCTACCGCAAGGAATGCCTTGGTTTGAATCCCCCGAAAGGCATTTGGTGTCACATCAGCGGCATCGATCTGGTCCGCGATGAGAACGGTCAGTTTTATGTATTGGAGGACAATCTGCGTTGCCCGTCCGGCGTGTCCTATGTGTTAGGCAACCGCCGCGTTATGAAGCAGACGCTTCCTGCTATTTTCGATTCTCTACCGATTCGTCCTGTGGATGATTACACCAGTCGTCTTTCAGACACTCTGCGGCATTTGATTCCGGAATCGATCATGCGCCCTAACATCGTTATCCTGACGCCGGGAATTCACAATTCCGCCTATTTTGAGCATTCCTTTCTGGCACAGCAAATGGGAGAGGAACTGGTCGAGGGACAAGATCTGGTGGTGATGGATGATTTCGTTTATATGCGAACCACCAAGGGTTTCGAGCGCGTCGACGCTATTTACCGGCGGGTGGATGATGAATTTCTCGATCCTACGGTGTTCAATCCAGACTCCCTGCTAGGCGTGCCTGGGTTGATGAAGTCGTATCGCGCGGGAAAGGTTGCGCTCGCCAATGCGCCCGGAGCCGGAATTGCAGATGATAAGGCTATTTATTCATTTGTCCCGGAAATCATCAAGTATTACACAGGGGAGGACGCGATCATTCCCAACGTTCCGACTTTTGTGTGCGAGGATGAAAAACAACGGCAGCATGTGATCGACAATATAGCGAATTTCGTAGTGAAGACCACGCACGGTTCCGGCGGTTACGGAATGTTGATCGGTCCTTTTTCCACGAAAGAACAGCAGGCTCAGATGGTGGAGAATATACGAAGGGAGCCGCGAAATTATATCGGTCAGCCGGTCATCCAGTTGTCCCGCGTTCCGGTCGTTGTCAAAGATCATTTCGAAGGTCGGCATATCGACCTGAGGCCTTATGTATTATATGGAGAAGATATTTACGTCCTTCCGGGCGGGTTGACTCGCGTTGCGCTGGAAAAAGGTTCTCTGGTTGTGAATTCCTCTCAGGGTGGGGGGAGCAAAGACACCTGGGTTCTTGAGAACGACCCTATTTAA
- a CDS encoding FecR domain-containing protein, which translates to MFAQSQPSNPLLPKNHKSLGAKELYEQTSQILSKRGVSVLKDKDPEAPMTDLEFVRLAYALTGESREKSLFEQKKFLKDKGVIASADIGLTTGLDGKANQSHQGDENEYSAKLAAPVFLNDKIKTHDKSNIAFTFDDKSTLELGKDAVVKISKHVYNPDKGIRQTVVNVASGMVRFIVTTNTNKGSNFKVVTPTATAGVLGTEFVVIVKPDGQTQFLGIESKIETANLLPDGSEGKKVIVAAGQMRTLDKSGFASEVSKVPTGMIQSLVAQTTTKNKITETKKVSRTQATTVAQNQALTEVASLNLNETASNTTGGAVATTTTTVSNTTTAVTDKVESTVTNTVDKVGETTDKLLKTADNLVGGVGETTDKLLKTADKLLGSVDGVTGKLTGTTDKLLGSVDGVTGKLTGTTDKLLGSVDGVTGKLTGTTDKLLGSADGVTGKLTGTTDKLLGSADGVTGKLTGTTDKLLGSVSGATGKLDQVTGKVGNVTAGLTGGLGAATGKTGNVTAGLTDSAALLGDTGNVTAGLTDSAALLGDTGNI; encoded by the coding sequence ATGTTCGCCCAATCTCAGCCGAGCAACCCTTTATTGCCAAAAAACCACAAATCGCTTGGCGCAAAGGAACTATACGAACAAACCTCTCAGATTCTCTCCAAGCGGGGCGTTTCGGTCCTGAAAGATAAAGACCCTGAAGCGCCAATGACCGACCTGGAATTCGTCCGCCTTGCCTACGCATTGACCGGCGAATCGCGAGAAAAATCTTTATTCGAACAAAAAAAGTTTTTGAAGGACAAAGGCGTGATCGCGTCCGCAGACATTGGCTTGACCACCGGTCTCGACGGAAAAGCGAATCAATCCCATCAGGGAGATGAAAATGAGTATTCGGCAAAGCTGGCGGCTCCGGTTTTCCTGAACGATAAAATCAAGACGCACGACAAATCCAATATCGCCTTTACCTTTGACGACAAAAGCACCCTGGAGTTAGGTAAAGACGCCGTAGTGAAAATCTCGAAACATGTCTACAACCCCGACAAAGGCATCCGACAAACTGTTGTTAACGTTGCATCGGGTATGGTTCGTTTTATTGTCACAACGAATACTAATAAAGGTTCCAATTTTAAAGTTGTTACGCCAACCGCTACGGCAGGCGTCCTCGGAACGGAGTTTGTCGTTATTGTAAAACCCGACGGACAAACGCAGTTCCTGGGAATCGAGAGCAAGATTGAAACCGCTAACCTTCTGCCCGATGGAAGCGAAGGAAAAAAAGTGATTGTCGCCGCCGGACAAATGCGTACGCTCGACAAATCGGGTTTCGCTTCTGAGGTTTCAAAAGTCCCAACAGGAATGATTCAATCTCTCGTTGCCCAAACCACAACGAAAAACAAAATCACAGAAACCAAGAAAGTTTCTAGAACACAGGCCACAACCGTCGCCCAAAACCAGGCGCTCACCGAAGTAGCTTCGTTGAATCTTAATGAAACTGCTTCCAATACGACGGGCGGAGCGGTCGCAACCACAACTACGACCGTCTCCAACACAACAACGGCCGTTACGGACAAAGTGGAATCCACCGTCACCAATACCGTAGACAAAGTTGGCGAAACAACCGACAAACTCCTCAAAACGGCTGACAATCTGGTCGGCGGCGTTGGAGAAACCACTGACAAACTGCTCAAGACTGCCGACAAACTCCTCGGAAGCGTGGACGGCGTAACTGGCAAACTCACCGGCACGACCGACAAACTCCTCGGAAGCGTGGACGGCGTAACTGGCAAACTCACCGGCACAACCGACAAACTCCTCGGAAGCGTGGACGGCGTGACAGGAAAACTCACCGGCACAACCGACAAACTCCTCGGAAGCGCAGACGGCGTGACAGGAAAACTCACCGGCACGACCGACAAACTCCTCGGAAGCGCAGACGGCGTGACAGGAAAACTCACCGGCACGACCGACAAACTCCTCGGAAGCGTGAGCGGAGCGACTGGCAAGTTGGACCAGGTAACGGGTAAGGTCGGAAATGTCACTGCGGGTCTCACTGGCGGACTTGGCGCTGCAACCGGCAAAACCGGAAATGTCACTGCGGGTCTCACGGACAGCGCCGCTCTGCTTGGCGACACGGGAAATGTCACTGCGGGTCTCACAGACAGCGCCGCTCTGCTTGGCGACACGGGTAATATCA